In bacterium, the DNA window ATAAAATCTTTATTGATGGGCGTGATCTTAATAAAAAAACGATAATTCAGTTCGCTCAAACCTTAAAAATAGCTCCGGGCATCGTTGTTGGCCGGTTGCAACACGAAAAAAAAATTGATATAAGTTGGTTTAACGATTTAAAAGTACCTTTGCGATGGGCAACGTAAAGACCTAACAAAAAACCCCGCTAATGCGGGGTTTTTTATATGATTTTACTTGGTTTATGTAAAATTACTTGTTGCTGTTTTGTGTGCCATTTTCCCCTTGAAATGCCCCGTCTTTTGAGATATAATAACATTTCGTTTATCCTATGGTTTTCGGTTGGAAAACAATAAACATTTAATATAGTTAGGTTTACGCAAGATGTCTGAAAAGACCATTGAGCAGATCATCAAGGCGCTGGAGGACCAGAAGGCGGTCATCTGCGATGCCGACGGCAAGCGGGCGGCCAAACAGCACGAAAAGAAAAAACTCTCGGCCCGGGAGCGGATAGACCAGCTGCTGGACCCCCAGAGCTTTGTGGAGTTCGACGCCTTCGTCCAGCACCGCTGCGACAACTTTGGCATGGACAAGGTGTCCATCCCGGCCGACGGCGTGGTCACCGGCTACGGCACGGTGGAGGGGCGCCCGGTCTTCGTCTTCTCCCAGGACTTCACCGTCACCGGCGGTTCCCTGGGCGAGGCCCACGCCTTAAAGATCGTCAAGATGCAGGACATGGCGCTTAAGATGGGCGTCCCGGTCATCGGCATCAACGATTCCGGCGGAGCCCGGATCCAGGAGGGCGTGGACTCCCTGCACGGCTATGGCATGATCTTCTTCCGCAACACCCGGTCCTCGGGCGTCATCCCCCAGATCTCCGTGATCTTAGGGCCCTGCGCCGGAGGCGCGGTCTACAGCCCGGCCATCACCGATTTCGTCTTCATGGTGGACAAGGTCTCCAACATGTACATCACCGGGCCCCAGGTGATCAAGGCCGTGATGGGCGAGGAGGTGGGCCTGGAAGAACTGGGCGGGGCCATGGCCCACAACCAGGTCTCGGGCAACGGGCATTTTGCCTATCCCAGCGAAGAACACTGTTTTGCCGGGGTGCGCAAACTGCTGTCCTTCCTTCCGGCCAACAATCTGGAAGACCCGCCGGTGCTGGACACCACCGACGAGCCCGGCCGGATAGACATGGAACTGCGGACCATCGTCCCGGTGAACCCCAAGATGCCTTATGACGCCAAGGACATCATTTTAAGAGTGGTGGACAACGGCGATTTCCTGGAGGTCCACGAGCACTTTGCCCCCAACATCGTGGTGGGCTTCGGCCGGGTGGGCGGTCACAGCGTGGGCATAGTGGCCAACCAGCCCCAGGTG includes these proteins:
- a CDS encoding carboxyl transferase domain-containing protein codes for the protein MSEKTIEQIIKALEDQKAVICDADGKRAAKQHEKKKLSARERIDQLLDPQSFVEFDAFVQHRCDNFGMDKVSIPADGVVTGYGTVEGRPVFVFSQDFTVTGGSLGEAHALKIVKMQDMALKMGVPVIGINDSGGARIQEGVDSLHGYGMIFFRNTRSSGVIPQISVILGPCAGGAVYSPAITDFVFMVDKVSNMYITGPQVIKAVMGEEVGLEELGGAMAHNQVSGNGHFAYPSEEHCFAGVRKLLSFLPANNLEDPPVLDTTDEPGRIDMELRTIVPVNPKMPYDAKDIILRVVDNGDFLEVHEHFAPNIVVGFGRVGGHSVGIVANQPQVLAGCLDINSSDKAARFIRFCDAFNIPLVTFVDCPGYLPGKQQEHGGIIRHGAKILYAYSEATVPKITVTLRKSYGGAHIAMCNKDLGSDLMLAWPQAEIAVMGASGAVNVIFRKQIDGAADQAQKRQELIATYEEMFSNPYEAAKRGYVDAVIAPEETRGRVASALAILKTKREQSPNKKHGNIPL